The genomic segment CTTTGTTCACACCTGCGTGGCTTGCTACAGTTCAGCTTTCCTCAGCAGTATGCACCTGTCCTCACCATGCTTCTCAGAGGCACGTCGTCCTGCTCAATTCCTGTAGTCACTTGGAGCATTCTTATCCAGGCACTGGGCTGGAGCACTTCCGGTGAGGCAGCACAGATTAGGGACATGTGTACAAAGCATCACTGTACCTTGTCGCTGGATGAAGCAGCAGAGACCCTGGCTGTTGCAACAGCTCACTTTGCAGAACTCCGAACTTCTGATGCTTCCTTAGCCATGAAGGGCCTCTATAGCAGAGTCAAGCCATATCTTTCTGTGCTGTGCCATTTCTTCAGTGTTATTGCACACGCCTATATATGGAGAAAGGTCAACTCCCCGAAGGACAACCTACAACAGGCCATCAAGGCTGTACTGCAGCTGTACGGGCCTTGGCTAGAACTAACAGAAGACAAGAATGCCTGCGCACCATGGCTGCCAAATGATACTGAACAAGCGCTCTGCATGGCAGACTCACTTGTTTATGCACTGGCTTTTTTTCATGATTGCTGCTGCAATGTGGCTAACATCAATGTCATGTCTTCAGTGTGGCAGCACTATTTTGTTAAGTATGTGTGGACGAACCCACCAAAGCACATCACAGATGCTGTGCAGGTCGCATTTGACAAGCTTCCGTGGTCAAAGTTTTCCCCTTCTGTTGAGGATGTGAGGCTGGCCTGCAAGCTCTTGGATGAAAAGTattccggccacctaactttcctGGTACAAGTGTTTGTGCAAGTGCCATGGCAGACCTGTCTGCGTGATGCACTGGAACTTGCTCCTGAATACACTGTGGACTATTGTTCGTCCTTTGCTGAACTTGTTCTCGGCCTTGCATGGCACCCAAACATGGCTGCATTCGTAGCAACTTCCCTTGATCCTTTGCGTGAATATAACTGGGAAGTAGTGCCAGTGGAAATAGTCTGGCGCCTGCAGAAGGTGTTTGCCAGCAGTTGCAACGTGCACCAGCTCTTAAAACCAAGTGTTGGTGTTGACAGGACAGTGCTGGAGTTCGTGGCTGCCCTGTCGTGCATGCTGCCAGGCCATGCGAACGACCTTCACAAGCAGCTCGCCTTTGTGACCATGCTCGTCGGACTGTACAGCTCAGCTCTCGACGTCGCCGACATTAAAGATCTGATTTCGCTGCTTCCACACTTGCTTGGTCGTTGTGAGCACGTGCAGGGTCCCGTGGTTCTCTTAGGCCGTGCCCTCTCGCTCCTGGACTGCTGTCCGGAGGGCAGCCCACAAGTACAGGCATTGGTTGAAGGATTGCTGCCCTGGCTGAATGCTCACGCAGGACAGCCAGTCTTGCTCTCAGTGCTGACTGCATCCTGTGGCAACGTGGCGTCTGTGCAGCAACTTGTGTGCGTTACCGAGGCTTGCCTCGCTGCGTTTCTCAAAGGGTCCTTTACAGACGACAGCAGCTGGTTCCATGCTGTTGCTGCCTTCCAAATCCCTGAGCTGACCTTGGCCAATTTTCTGAAGCAGTGTGCCTGCCAAGCAGCACATCTGACACAGCTGATCTACGTGCTGCACTGCTTGCCACAATGCCACTCCCCCGAGGATGAGTGGGTTCTCTTGGACCAGCTGGCCTGTTGGGTGTCTCAAGGATGCGCTAACTGCACTGGTGGAACTTCTGAACCGAAGCTGCTGTTGCTTTGGTCCAAGCTGCTGCTCTTGAGCGTGCACCAGCTTGACTTTGGCAGCCATCCAGAAGCAGTTCACAACCTCTTGGTCAAATTTTGCTCCACACTTGGCACTCTTGGCGAAGACCGTGACACCAGTGGCCTTCTGGGAGCGCTCGGCATGGGGCGCCGATCTGCGGTTTCCGCAAGATTCCGACTGTGTTGTAGGGCGGTGGCTGCCTTTGTGGCCGCACGGCTTGACAATAATGCAGCCCTTGCCGAGCAGACGCTGTCTCGACTCCGCAGCCTGCAGACTTCGAAAGCGTATCTACCATTGTCACAGGAAATACAAGCAGCCCTGAACATTGTACAAGACACTAGTCTTGGTGGCCTTAGAGACAGCCTGCGTCTCGTGAGCAGGCTTGTCGACTCATTGTACCGTGAGGAAGCATTGTTGCGTATTCTTGTTTTTTGGCAGCACACAATGATGCCTGGGCGAGTATGACATGTTGGCCGTCAACGCAGTGTGGCCGTCCATGCAGTGTGTTGCTATACAGCCCCCACAGTAGAGGTCACTTCCTGAtgacaagcattttttttttcacattctcaTTATGCAAGCATTGTCTGTTCTGTCTGTACGCTATCTCCAGATTTAGTGATTGGTTTCATTCGCTTTATTTAGTCTCATCAGACTAAATAGTCTGATAAGACTATTTTATAAAATCAAATAAAGTGTTGTGTCATCTGTCATTATGACATATAATACTATAAGTATCATGTCTGGAAAAGAGAAGGGGTTCAATGTGCTGGTGTTGATTGCCTTCCTCCCTTCTCTGTATTGACAAGCTTGCGAGACGGGCCGTGTTGAAGCCCCACATAGCAGCAACATTCCTCCTACACCTTCACTGTGTTGTATTCTTTAAGCTTTTACTGCGTGCTCAtattgcagcacgaaaaaagctttttctcttttttttcattttttttgctacATTTCTGTTTAAAGGGAATCCCTACCAATTTCAATATCATTACCGGCAGAAAAATCTTGCTTAATTCTATACCAGAAAAGTGTTAAGTCAATAGTAGGAGCTGTACAATATTTGGGAGGCCCATTCCTCATGGGCGTAAGCTTCACATAGGATGTGGAGCATTACATAGCATGTCACTATTTAATGTACCGTACTATGTCGACAGTACCGAAAGTAGCACCGATTTTCAGAAAAGCTCTCcaatgcaaaaaataaatgtgTTAAATGCTGGTGAAGCAATAACTTTTAATTAAAAAGCAGAGGATTCCTGGCCCCAACCAATGCTTTCATAATTGCATATTTGTGCGGTGTCTGTGACACATGAACTTCTTTAATTGTGATGTTATACTGCAGTGTGTTCAATCCTATCACTTTTGCGTTTGTTTCGGTGGTTCTGGTTTaacagtgttttcctttttttaaggGCGAAAACTTGACTCGTCCTCATTTTCATCATTTAAAGGCCAATTCCTTCTATCCACACCATAAGCTCTTAAGATGTTTCACCTGGTAGACAGTGCCTTTAAATGCTGTTACATGTTACCAGCTAAAGCTGCCATGTCATGCttcatatatttttatttttgcgaaCTATGCACATCCTGACTCAGAGTGGGGTTGAGCATATGTCACAAACACCTTTTTTTTCCCCTAGAACAAGCTGTTAAGTCAATCGTTTCTTGTCACACAATAGGTGTATTCTCTTTGTCTATGACACTCTCGCAAGAGTCATGTTTGTGCTTGTTGCTTTGTTTAAAACGGTGTTTTATGCAAGTCATTTGTTGATGCTGTTTAAAAGGTCTCATTATGTTTTGTATTCATGTTGCATATAGTAGAGCTGTGTGTACTCCAGAAAGAAGTGTGATCCCTGCTATTTTCACACAATTTTGATgcttttgtgttttacatgttaAAGTTAACGTAACTCTGCCATTTACATTGTATTGCCAACATATAGGCTTCACTGATTCACTTGAAACCATTTGGGAGAGAAACGTACAAAATGATGTATTCCAGGTTCTGAAACCtacccaacaaaagttcttgtcacgTGTACACCAAAGGGAAAGTGCAAGTCATAGGTTTTTGACGTTTGAACAAAAGAGCATAGTACACTCGTATATGGATATTTACTAGTTTCTTCATTGTGCAAATGTCTAAGACAAACACTGCTTAGATGTAGCTTCGGCTCATATCCCAAGCTGTATTGCATCAATAGTTTCATCAACAATTCatcaagtgtttcttttttctcaagaAAGATCTCCTTGTGAAAAAGTTGTGATAAATTGCCACATCAGCCGTGGCAGACTGGTCACGCAAACTTAATGTCAAATAATAGTACAGCGGTCACAAATGCTGGTGCCCATCTAGCCCTTAGTGGGAGCATGCATCTTCCAATTCCACTGCTGTCATATAATGACCAAAATATGAAGACAGGCATTGTATTTGATGTCACTAACAAACTGTGGCTTTGTCCAGTAGTCTTTATTGTGATTTGAGCAGGCATTTTAGTGAGCACTTTGAGAGTGAAAGTGTTTGATACATGTAATTGTGTGGTCTCTGAGCTACTGCAGGCAGTACAATGTGGAGCATACCAATGAACAAGGTTTTATATGTTTGCAAATGTGTGCTTTTGAGTGACATTTACTTCTGCACAATAAAACATTTTCTAAGCTTTGTCATTGTAGTAGTGATTGGCTTCATGACAGGGATTCCTGCCTGTCGGGGGCTGCACATtgaagcagcaaagaaaaatgTATTTCTTTCCCCAAATTTTGTATGCAATATACATAATCTCATACTCGCAAAGTTTTGCTGGAGCATGCATGTAGAAGCAGTTTTTGTGTGAACTAGTTGGTCAGACATGTTGGTAAAAGTAATATAGCAAGAAAAAATGAGGCCAAAGAATTGtatggccacggcggccgcatttcgatgggggcgaaatgcgaaaacacctgtgtgcttagatttaggtgcacgttaaagaaccccaggtggtcaaaatttccggagtcctccactacggcgtgccttaaaatcagaaagtggttttggcacgtaaaaccccaaatattattaaagaaTTGTATACTTTGGCAGGATGGGGCGCCAACTTCCAGTGAACTCGATACGCAGTTCAGTCGGTAGTTGGCATCCAACCTGTTGACGCTCGTTCCTTTGGCCTAGTTTTTTCATGCCATAACACCTACAGCCCCAAAAGTGGTGCCATGGGGCATTTTTCGTGGTGAAGGAGAGTGTTCAGTACGATTAGTGGGCATCACTGCATAAGTAAAATGCACTTTGTAAATTCAAAAGTCAATTGGTGGTGGTGCACTCGGCTTTAGGGTACAGATGTGGCCAGGTAAAATATCATTTGGCAGTTAATTTTACCAAATGTTGCACTAATGGCCATTTATGCAATTTGACAGGGTGAATGCTTTGAAAGGTCTTCACAGACCCACTTTTACATTTGTGTTCAAAAGCTTCAGTAAAGCAAAGGCCTCTTGAAAAAAAGAACGGCCATTGCCACATACAGATGCTTGAAATGCAAGTAGTACAACAACTATAGTGGTTCATTGGCCACAGCATCCTGATTGTGAGTGCGTAACTTCGAATTCCCGCCATGTTGGCCTGGATCTTGATGGGAGATgacatgcaaaaacgcttgtctgcattgtttaggTAAATTTGAAAGAGCCACAGGTGCTAATAGAATAATCCAGAGCCTTCCATTATGGCGTTTGTCATAGCACATGTTGTTTTAGGAAGATAAAGTGCCAGCAAGTAGTCTATTCATTAATGTGCTGCAGAAGCAGCCAGTGTGCTGATTACTTGTGGTACCTTACAGGCTCTAATTTGTAGCAGTGAGCAACGTGAATTacagtaacagaaagagaatagaGCATAGACAAACATGAATATGTATATTGAGAAGATAGGAAAAGGAGGCATATAGCTTTAAGGCAGGATCAGCATACAGTGCCCTGAAAAATAGAGagataaaataaaagaagaaacaagacgtGCTTTCTCAGAGTGTAGAGTATAGGTCAATGTGCTTACTTCTAGTGCCATTTGCGTGGGTTAGAAATTTAAATTGTTTTATTTGAACAGAGTGTTGCCGTGAAGCCAACTTTCAGAATTTTCTTGCGTACTAGTTCACAAAGGATAGAGATGTAAATTTGCTAgcctaataaaaaaaatattgtgataGCTCCTTTAGAACTTCTGCAGTTTGTTTTACTGTATGGCTTGTTTAAGAATGGAGTTGGGCATGAGATTTTTGTCGCTGGTGCTCCTCTCTCGGTTCTAGTATCCTTTTATTTTGCTAGAAGGAACTCCCGCCTCCAAATATGGTAAATCAGTTCTACTGAAGCCCTTGCGGGCTTCCGTAGAATGCAAGATTTATGAAAGAAGGTATTGTCATCCATCTGAACGTAGCACAAAGTTATGAAGGAAACCCTGTACCGAGTGACTTTCTCCAGACTGACCTGCCATATTCCATGTCCCTGTGCTTCATCAATCTGGCCTCATTCTGGATCACACTAGCTTCCTGGTTAGTTCAGGTGGAACAGCGATTGCCGCTCAAAGGGGCATCGGTCCTGGTATTCATCCCCAGACCATGGTTTTTCTACATCTGTGCAGCATTCGTTTTGAAAAACCCGTACGAGTTTCCTTTGGAGCTTCCTGTACCTCTTGGGACTGCGCAATATTCCCCTTTCATAAACATTGATGCCTCCACCTTGTGTGCTTCCACCAAGCTGGTTTTCCATGTGTCCCAACAGTGACGGCATACACAAGAGTCACTTTTACCAGTTCTTTCAAGTGATGGTAAGAGAGAAGCTTCTGGCTTAATCTGTGTCTACATTTCAGTCCAGCACACACAACCACTTTGGTGAAGGCATCTACCATATTTTTGATGAGATGTTCAGCGTGGTGTGTCCGTAAGTGATGACAAAAGAACAATCTTTTCCTTTCTCTTGATGCATGCAGCCAATGATTAGTTTGCACGTCTGCTCTGAGCTGCTCAGTCGGTTCTTTTTAATGAAAGCAGCATGGGTAATTGTACATTAAGCCAATATTTATTTACTCTTTTTAGTCATGAGTACAGACAAGAAAATCTACAAAGCAACATCCTATATACTGCTGTGACTTCATTCGGTGGAGTTTGGAGCGCTAAATTTGCATCGAAAATGTGTAACTGACGCACTTTATTAACAGTCTATCGCAATTCGTGACTGAAGCAGGGGTATCCTGGCTGTGTCCCTGCACTTTGAGTTGCATAAGTCTGCCTCGCTCTGTGACTTGTTAGCCTGCTAGCTCCGATGGTTGTGTAAACGACCCACGAAGGTATTGGTGACAGGTTCAATCCCCAGACcagaacatctttttttttcatctgggACTTGCTTTCGGTCTGAGAAACCCACGGGGTGTCCCTTGCAGCTCACTGTCATTTGGGTGGATGACAATACTCCCCTTTCCTGCTCCAAGTATGCGTGTTTTTCAATGACAACCTCCTAGAAGGACAGCACACAATGTCCAGAAAGCAAGAAACATGCTGATGCCTTTCCAAAGGTATGTGCACAGAAGCAGCAAATGTTGTACTGTTGTATATGTAATGCGCGGCACCGGTGGATCCAGGCTAGCCTCCCTCAGGGGCGCTTTCATCAATATATAGAGAAAAGGAGggggcgaggggagggggggctcaCTGCATGCTTATTACTGTGAGCGCTAAAAAGTGCTGGAACTCTCAAGGAGGGCCCGGGCACACAGGACCCACCCCCATCTGGATCCGCCAGAGGTTGGTGTGCAATTAGAAATCTAAAATGACTATGTTTATtgttcatatcatgagaagccaataaacaaagacaccaaggacaacataggggaaattacttgtacttgctaattgaattaaagaaatgataaattaatggcaatgaaagtggatgaaaaacaacttgcggcaggtgagaaacgatcccacgtctttgcattacagGCCCCTGGGTTACGcattaaaatcgggcccctcggttaaccccctttcttcttatGTTTATTGCTGCCAGCCCAAAGACATAAAATTAGCATGAAAAAATTAAGGGCACACATGATCAGGGGAAGTCACATTTGCAAATTCACGTCGTGAAACCAACAAATTTTATTGCTACAAATGCTTTATGGAAAACTGTTGCGATATTTCAGGCTTATATAAAAGGCAGAATATATATACATTCTTGGATAAATTTATCACCGCAATTTCACGATACTCTGAAATAATTAAGGTCCCTACTCTGAAAGTGACTATATGTATATAAGAACGGAATACAGGTGTGAAATGGCCATATTGCATTTTAATATGAAGGAGTAGAAATATGTCTACTTTGGCAACTTACAATTAAATTTCTATAACTATTAAGTATCGACTTTTGCCgtcatatttcctttttttttcttttgtaaattcAGTTCTTGGAATTATCTGCTATATATAGTAGTCGACATATCCCTGTGCCTTATCGAAGGGGCCTATAAATTTTACGTTGATATGTGGCTATATGTGGTTGATGTAGGCGCGGATTACTATCTAGCTAACATAAAGCATATGTTAACATAAACATGTGTTAAGATTTAATTGTGCTCTTATTTTCGTAGTACCTGCAGCAACACCTGAGAGCATGCAATTGGTGCACGCATATTGATAGGCACGCTGATAGGCATGCATATTTAACGCGATTCTGTTAAACGAGATTGTGTCTCAAGATGAACCGAGATACAACCCCTCCATGTGTTTGCgcggtctgaaaaaaaaaataagaaaaacgaaGGCGCGCGCCCAGACCCTCATGTATAATATTTTCTCGACCAGGCTGACTCTATCGCAAGATAATTATACCGTGCACTGTCATTCCTGCCTGTAGCTGGCGAGCCGATAAGTCCCATGTAAACTTGCACACAGCATGATACAGTACGTGAGCATGCGCGTCGGCCGGTGATAATGGCATATCGGCCGCGTTCTAAACTGCACGACCTTCTACCAACCGATAGAAACTTAATTCGAATAACTTATATAGTcacgcgcattaaaaaaaaaaaaagagagaaatcggAACGGCCTAGGTTGCGCGTGCTGAAGCTGCATTTATGCAGCTTTTATCTGCAGTCATACCGCTCCTACAATCTGTCTTTGTTGACGCACATAGTGATATATAAATagactaatttttttttcatataacaaTAATCTTTATTTGCACTGAAAAAGTAAACATAAATGGGGGGAGGGGTGACAGGCTTACCATCGGCGATGCAATCATGAGCCTTGTATATTGTGCGAGTTTTGATCAGTGGAACTTTGGTAATGATCCACTAGCCGCCGCGATTTTCCGCGCAAGTTGTCAGTACCGCATCTACTTAACAAAAATATTTCGTAAAATGGCTCAAAAtatcaaaaagagaaagaaccGGAGCTCTTGCACGTCTCCACTATTACAATTGTGCGGGAACACGATGTTATGCGCAAAAAGCGACACGGCTTTGAGTTTAAGCGCGGGTATCAAGTGCGCATTGATCGTTGTTTATCAAGCGGATGATAGGTATCTTAAATCGCGCGCCAAGCCTATCGAGTGCATTCGTTGCTAGACTGTTTTCGTGTATTTATAAATGTTAAGCTTTTAAAATATGTCACATACTGCGAAACGTAATGGAATTTTTATAAATTTTGTTTtatattatcttttttttaattattgctatCATACCGCTCTTTTGAAGAGCGAACCTTGCTCGCAGATTCGACGCCGCGGGCAGCCACATCGATAGCGAGGCGATCACGCTTGCCCGCCGCCATTATTGTTTTCGTCGACTTTGATAAGTGAGGCCGACTTAGCGACACGCAGGCGCCTTCGTAGACCACTCAGAAGGGCACGTATTCGACGCAGCGGGCGACCAAGCAAAACAACCGTCAACATGTACTGCCTCCAGTGGCTCATCCCGGTGCTGCTCATACCCAAGCCCATGAACCTGGCTCTGGTTCAGAATCACGTGATGTTCATGGTCCTCTACCTGACTGGATTCTTCCTCGAACGCAAGCCGTGCACCATTTGCAGTCTGGTGTTCATTGCCGCCGTGTTCCTCATCTGCTACAGCGGCATGGGGAACTGCATCTTCTCGCTGTTCGTCAACTGCAACTCGGTGACGTGCGAGCCGGGCACGTAGCGTTGCGTCGTACCCTTTTTTCGTCCGCCTGCCCCTCCCCCCACCAGCCCCCTCGCCCTTTACCTCCCAACAACCTCGGCACCTCCGCGGTATTCGCCGCTCGCCGTCGACTTCTGCACCTGTGGAAATGTAACGGAGATCTTAAAATGGTGGACGTCCTTACTACAACTACGCATTCACGGGACTGCCTGTCGAGCCGCCCTCCCAACACCTCCCCCctcctctgaaaaaaaaatgcacgcgtTATGGCGCCCATACTGCAGTACAGTTGTTGGACTCGAAGCGCTTGCGTAGTTTCTGGACGGATGAGTTTTGTTTATCGCCAAGCGAGGGAATGAGCAGAAGAGAAACTTCCAGTCTTCCCCGTGTCTAGTGTGTGGACTCTTTGCAAGTCGTCTGCGGCCTGCCTTCTAAACGCTGTGTGTACTTCCAACACAGTGCGCCGGGCTCGACTGCAAGTTCAGCTGGCCTACGCCCGTTTTCATCAAAAAACGCACTACCCTGTTTAACGTCGCAGTTTCCTACGACGACTCTATCGTAACTTTTTTATGTCCTCTCGCTCCCTCTGACTTTCCTGAGCCCATTGTTTtccgcagttctttttttttcctcttcattactacaaaaaaaaaaaaaaaaaaaaaacccggggACTCGGAAGCGACAGCTGTGACTATCGTGGgccgttttcattttttttttttttgtttgcattttggCGTGGACAGCCGTGTTGCTCTCTAAATAAAAGTGTTGTGACAGATTGCCGGAGACTTGTCAGTGCACCCGCCGACGCTGCAAACGCGTGCCGGTTTGGTGTTGCGTCAGCGCAGTCGCTCTCGCTGGCCCGTGAATCGTACGCACTTAACTGCGCGCGGTGGCTGTGACCGCGGATGGAACTGGACGTCGTTTGGCCTATTTGAATGCACATCCGCGATCACCGTCGGCAGCTGTGTTTGCCGCTGTTGCAGCTAGCTGGCATGAGAGCTCTTGGTGTGTGCGCACCCTCCTGATGCACCCATCATTTGTTTGGCGGTAGTACTGGGGCAGTATTCTGCGAACTGCTTAGTAGAACCTTGAAGTATGGCAAAAAGCCGATGTCGGCCACATACGAAAGCGCTTCTGGCAGTAGAGAAAAGCTCAGTTATGAGAACATGAGCAAGTGTGATAATTTTCCTTAAAGAAGTATCATTCCTGCATTGTGACACGGTTATAGTTACAGTAGCGATGTTACTGTTACATTTTACATGTCGTTTTATTATGCTATGAACCCTTCAGTGTCACTTGGGTTTCAGTGACACCCAATCTTGCTGGCAACCAAATGCATCTTCAGAATGTAATGCATAAGAGACAAAGGGTAAGGCAGTGCATAATGTGCTAACTTGTGCCTTTCAATCTTGCAATGGTGTATCTGATGCTCCTTAAATTAGTGCCTAGATGAAATGTTAAATAGCCCCGTAAAAAACTGCTGGTGCAATGGTCACCATGGAATTCGCTTAAGATATAATTTGTCTGTTGTACAGGCGCATAAATGggcccactgctgcacattgttGCAAATCCACTGTCATGCccttcaatatatatattttttcttttttgaacattTGGGATTATTTCACAAAAGAACAAAAGCAAAGTTCCTGATTGCACAAGCATTATTTCCTCTGAATCTGTTTTGTGACGTATGACCTGAA from the Dermacentor variabilis isolate Ectoservices chromosome 9, ASM5094787v1, whole genome shotgun sequence genome contains:
- the bc10 gene encoding BLCAP apoptosis inducing factor bc10; the protein is MYCLQWLIPVLLIPKPMNLALVQNHVMFMVLYLTGFFLERKPCTICSLVFIAAVFLICYSGMGNCIFSLFVNCNSVTCEPGT